In Pedobacter sp. WC2423, the following are encoded in one genomic region:
- a CDS encoding acetyl-CoA carboxylase carboxyltransferase subunit alpha: MEQIKTSFDFEKPIAELMQQIEKVKQVADKTKVDMSATLIELEDKLSKTQNALYASLTGWQEVQLSRHPERPQTLDYIEMICDDFIELHGDRTVRDDKAIIGGFATIDGETVMVIGHQKGKNTKERQYRNFGMANPEGYRKALRLMRLAEKFNKPVISFIDTMGAYPGIEAEERGQGEAIARNLMEMSVLKVPIICLIIGEGASGGALGIGIGDKVYMLEHTWYSVISPESCSSILWRSWDFKEKAAECLKLTSKDMLKNKLIDGVIKEPLGGAHQNPAAMGETLKDQILKDIKALGKEKTEKMIANRIDKFCAMGVVAE, from the coding sequence ATGGAACAGATAAAAACGTCATTTGATTTTGAAAAACCTATTGCTGAACTGATGCAGCAAATTGAAAAGGTTAAACAGGTTGCTGATAAAACAAAAGTAGATATGTCTGCTACACTGATTGAGCTTGAAGATAAGCTGTCTAAAACGCAGAACGCACTTTATGCAAGTCTTACAGGCTGGCAGGAAGTACAATTGTCACGTCATCCGGAAAGACCACAGACGCTGGACTACATCGAAATGATCTGTGATGATTTTATCGAATTGCACGGTGACCGTACAGTAAGGGATGATAAAGCGATTATTGGTGGTTTCGCTACTATTGATGGAGAAACAGTCATGGTTATCGGTCATCAGAAAGGTAAAAATACTAAAGAACGTCAGTACCGCAATTTCGGAATGGCAAATCCTGAGGGGTACCGCAAAGCCTTAAGGTTAATGCGCCTTGCAGAGAAATTCAATAAACCAGTTATTTCTTTCATTGATACGATGGGTGCTTACCCGGGTATTGAGGCAGAAGAGCGTGGACAGGGAGAGGCTATTGCCAGAAACCTGATGGAAATGTCTGTATTGAAAGTGCCTATCATCTGTTTGATTATTGGTGAAGGTGCATCTGGTGGTGCATTGGGTATAGGTATTGGTGATAAAGTATACATGCTGGAGCATACGTGGTATTCGGTAATTTCTCCGGAATCATGTTCTTCAATTTTATGGCGCAGCTGGGATTTCAAAGAGAAAGCAGCAGAATGCCTGAAACTGACGTCAAAAGATATGTTAAAGAATAAACTGATCGACGGTGTAATTAAAGAACCGCTGGGAGGTGCACATCAGAATCCTGCAGCTATGGGCGAAACGCTGAAGGATCAGATTCTGAAAGACATCAAAGCATTAGGAAAAGAGAAAACTGAAAAGATGATCGCTAACAGAATTGATAAGTTCTGTGCAATGGGCGTAGTCGCAGAATAA
- a CDS encoding S10 family peptidase, protein MKLFYTLFLAGWCICQTANAQKMQPVKSIPETKKSDTSINTEVNSRKIVTESTVVTQHQVTIKGQRISYKAVTGTLPVWDETGKAIAGLFYTYYERSDVKDKVNRPLVISFNGGPGSASVWMHIAYTGPVLLNIDEEGYPVQPYGYKENKSSILDVADIVYIDPVNTGYSRAINKDIPGSKFFGVNADIKYLAEWINTFVTRNNRWGSPKFLIGESYGTTRVSGLALELQNSQWMYLNGVVLVSPTTLGIERGDALSAALRLPYFTATAWYHKALKTDLQAKTLSALLPEVEQFTMNELIPALAKGSQLGEEQKKQMAVKMAAFSGLSEKTILQHNLDVPPGFFWKELLRDQGFTIGRLDSRYRGIDKQDAGEDPDYNAELSSWLHSFTPAINMYIRNELNYKTDLKYNMFGPVYPWDNTGNRTAENLRDAMAQNPSLHLMVQSGYFDGACDYFNAKYNMWQMDPGGKLKDRMSWKGYESGHMMYLRSADLEKGNNDLRDFISKSLPKAGAASKF, encoded by the coding sequence ATGAAACTATTTTACACGTTATTCCTTGCTGGATGGTGTATTTGTCAGACGGCAAATGCACAAAAAATGCAGCCTGTCAAATCAATTCCTGAGACTAAGAAGAGTGATACTTCCATAAACACTGAAGTCAATTCCCGAAAAATTGTAACCGAAAGTACAGTAGTTACCCAACATCAGGTGACCATTAAAGGTCAGCGTATTTCTTATAAAGCGGTAACTGGTACTTTGCCGGTTTGGGATGAAACAGGTAAAGCTATTGCAGGTCTGTTTTATACCTATTATGAAAGATCTGATGTCAAAGACAAGGTTAACAGACCATTAGTTATCTCCTTTAATGGCGGGCCGGGTTCCGCTTCGGTATGGATGCACATTGCTTACACGGGGCCTGTATTGTTAAATATTGATGAGGAAGGATATCCTGTTCAACCTTATGGCTACAAAGAAAATAAATCTTCAATTCTGGATGTTGCTGATATTGTTTATATCGACCCTGTAAATACAGGATATTCCAGAGCAATTAATAAAGATATACCAGGCAGCAAATTCTTTGGAGTTAATGCAGATATTAAATACCTCGCAGAATGGATCAATACCTTTGTGACCCGCAACAACCGCTGGGGCTCTCCTAAATTCCTGATCGGGGAGAGTTATGGTACCACCCGTGTTTCGGGGCTGGCACTGGAACTTCAAAATTCACAATGGATGTACCTGAATGGGGTAGTATTGGTTTCGCCAACTACTTTAGGGATAGAAAGAGGTGATGCTTTGTCTGCTGCTTTACGTTTGCCTTATTTCACTGCTACGGCCTGGTATCATAAAGCCTTAAAAACAGATTTACAAGCAAAGACCTTAAGTGCTTTATTACCGGAAGTGGAACAGTTTACAATGAATGAACTGATTCCGGCCCTCGCGAAAGGAAGCCAGCTTGGAGAGGAACAGAAAAAACAGATGGCTGTGAAGATGGCTGCTTTTTCGGGGCTGAGTGAAAAAACGATCCTTCAGCACAACCTGGATGTTCCACCAGGTTTCTTCTGGAAGGAATTACTCCGTGATCAGGGTTTTACTATAGGCCGTCTGGATTCAAGATATCGCGGTATAGATAAACAGGATGCTGGGGAAGATCCTGATTATAATGCAGAACTGAGCTCCTGGTTACATTCTTTTACCCCTGCAATTAATATGTATATCCGCAACGAACTCAATTATAAAACTGATTTAAAGTATAATATGTTCGGCCCTGTTTATCCGTGGGACAATACAGGAAACCGTACGGCTGAGAATTTGCGGGATGCGATGGCGCAAAACCCTTCGCTGCATTTAATGGTACAGTCTGGTTATTTTGATGGGGCTTGTGATTATTTTAATGCAAAATATAATATGTGGCAAATGGATCCTGGAGGTAAGTTGAAAGACAGAATGAGCTGGAAGGGTTATGAAAGCGGCCATATGATGTATTTAAGAAGTGCTGATCTGGAGAAGGGAAATAATGATCTGAGAGATTTTATCAGTAAATCTTTGCCTAAAGCCGGAGCAGCTTCAAAATTTTAG
- a CDS encoding PD-(D/E)XK nuclease family transposase yields the protein MHNSSRVLNQDSRSTLHSKLRKNNKHLPHKLRKNNSNSLSVKKKGCIIHRVQPFFIGEKNCLSDHYLQSISLTNTGTGKIFHNRLGFKVLELPKFEKKEDEPETKLDVYCTFNGRNRKSLTTKKAQLPD from the coding sequence TTGCACAACAGTTCCAGGGTCTTGAATCAAGATTCTCGGTCTACTTTGCACAGCAAGCTCAGGAAGAACAACAAGCACCTGCCCCACAAGCTCCGGAAGAATAATAGCAATAGCTTATCAGTAAAAAAAAAGGGTTGTATCATTCATAGGGTACAACCCTTTTTTATTGGGGAAAAGAATTGCCTGAGTGACCATTATTTACAAAGTATTTCATTGACCAACACCGGTACAGGCAAAATATTCCACAATAGACTGGGATTTAAGGTTTTGGAACTACCTAAATTTGAAAAGAAAGAAGATGAACCGGAAACTAAGCTGGACGTTTACTGCACTTTCAATGGAAGAAATAGAAAGTCTTTAACCACGAAAAAGGCTCAGCTACCTGATTAA